GACTCTAAATACTTTATCTTCTTTGTATTCTTCAACTCTTACGGCATCAGAAGGAAAAGGATTTTCTTTGAGTTTCTCTATTTTTCCTAACAGCCTTCTGGCCAATGTTTTATCTTTAATCTTTTCTATGAATTTGCTCGCAGGCTTTTCTAACCTGAGAGAAGAAGGCATCTATACCCCCATTTTCTTCTTGAGATCCTCTAATGTGATCATATCTGTAAAGTCCCCTTTTCTAGCCTTCCTTATCGTTTCGTCCACTAATCCCCTTTCAGAAGGGGATAGCTTTGCATCGTCATTAAGCCAACCCTTTATCGTAAGAATCTCTTTCTTTATAAAATCCAAGTCTTCATGAATCTTCTTTAAGGTTATCGTTTCCATAGCGAACTACTAAAAGAAGCTACGGTTTATATACATTTGCTTTAAGAAGAAGCAGGTATGTGAATCTT
This genomic window from Candidatus Nanoarchaeia archaeon contains:
- a CDS encoding type II toxin-antitoxin system RelE/ParE family toxin, which gives rise to MPSSLRLEKPASKFIEKIKDKTLARRLLGKIEKLKENPFPSDAVRVEEYKEDKVFRVRAGDYRILYYVDASQALIVIIRIDKRSRAY